aaagaaCCATGGAGTACCGGTAGAAACAACAAACCGAGCAGGTAGATAACCTGATTACAAAAtcgatttgttttgttaaactAAGAAGCTTCTTTTTCTCATTACTCAAATCTTTCAAAGTGAtaaaaagctttgatttttttttgttctttttctgaTTAATATGGTGGATGTTATGACAGTATGCGTGTTTAGTTTTGTGCTATGTTGcgagatatatttttttgataattttttttagtagaaatataatatgtaataaaTCATATTGTTTAAAATCATTATTACATCAAACAAATGTTTGCCAAGcatttttgaagaaattgtTTGGCATCAAGTGGCATTTTGACATCAAACCAATGTGTGCTTAGCATTTTTGATTAAGTTGTTTGGCATCAAGTGGCATTTTGAGGGAACACCATGTCTTATATGATTGTAGAGCAATTATTTGTCTAAACCAAAGTTTGTTAAGCGAAATATTATGTACCAAAGTCATcgtatataaactaaaattacaatcaagataaaaaaaaatcggtttcACTTTgactactatatattttatgtgaaccgaaccaaacattTCAAAAGGAATAtgtgaaccgaaccaaacatttcaaaaggaaaaaaaaaatcattttaaaccTAACTACTTAATTGGTTCAATTcagaaccgaccaaaccgaccGAAACATATGATGGGGCATATACCTCTAACTGGGTCATAATCCACTAAGTCAAATTTGGTTAATGAATCTGTCTCGACCGTGAGTTTTAGCTCATGTTCCCGTTGATTCTCGCCGTCCGTATCTTGATTctcaccaaaagaaaaaaaaaattccaaggATGACATCTTTTAGGTAATACCCTGCATTCATACCATAGTGAAATTACTTGTTGTTTTCGATTTTGTTTATTACTCTAGCCAAAAATTAATAGGCATGTAGTCCTCAAGTCTAACTTCCATATGTTCAATAAGTAAGGGCCCAACATATCTACTGCTAATAAGGAAATGGAATATCAAAAGAACATTCACTATCAAAATCAAGAGTGGTATTGAATCAATAAATCGAGAATAATTAATGAAAGAGTTTGTGTTCCAGTAAATAAcctagattttttaaaatgaactGCTCAAGCCAGAATGAACAATGGTGGAGAAACACTAATACATGACTCAAATTTCTATAAAAACTAATATCagttttaataaagaaaactaaaattacCTGCAACCTCAAACACTATATAACACCATCTTCCATCTCTTGAAGTATTGTGGTTGTCTACGTCTTGACACATCAAATCTTAGAGCAAGTGCAACAAAAAATAcctaaaggaaaacaaaagctAATGTTTCATATTCATATAATATTCGAAATACAAGAGCGTATAACCAAAAGCTGTATATAGTTATTGAGTTACGCATAAGAGAACATACCGGGAATGACAATGTCACCTAGGCCAAGCATAGAATAGGGTCTTAGAGCATCACCCGTAGGGAATAAAAGCTGAAACAAATATGCAACAATGAGATTACTGACAAgatcacaacaacaaccaaaatcaaattaattttatttggtgTGTACTTCTGAGGCAATTTCTTTTACTAACCTTTATTGGAGCATCAAAGGATTTGGCAACACTAACCATAACCGGAGTGAAGAAAACCCAGAAGATATCATAAAAAATAGTCCTGCCTGGAAGTCAAGTTAAACAAACACCGAAATGAATAAGACATCTTTGATAACTTGAATGGTCTTATCATCTAATCATTccaaataaatttcaataataaCATTCAAAGATGCGGTTCTTACCAAAAGGATGACACCAGTCTTGAATGATCCAAGAGAGAGCATCTCAATTCCCTGTATTGGCCACacgattaaaaagaaaaataagtcaCACCCACCAACGGTAACGCGACTATCATCATAAACCAACTATCATTATAAACATAATTCCCATTGACGCATTATGTCGAACAACATAAGCAATGTTAGAAAGGAACAAACAATTGGTCGAGTCATAACTAAAAGCTCATAGGAGTACAAAATTAAACATCTAACATCCAAGGTATAGAGAGTCATAACTAAAAGCCTACGTAGGCTTTAATTTTTATGATATACTCTCTAAAATTGAACCCCCAAGTTCTTAGTCTATAGACTCAGTTTGACAAATTAGGTTTTATGACATCCAAGGTAGACTTTTAATCGAGCGAAAACATATTAGGTTTTCAAATTGGCACAACAGAACAATCCTTGCTAAAACGCTCTCTTTTGTTTCACTTTTGCTTTGTCCACGTAAGAAAAAAAGAGCTGatctgtattaattgttttaatctGATAGgttaatgattttaaatgatGTGTCAAGCTATGCTTCAATGTTGAGGTTGATGTGTCAGATGAGGAGAGCAACGcatccttcttttattgtattgataagtAATTGAGtcaattaaaaaaaccaaaattttttgatGAATACACACAGCAAATTTTCAGAGATATAACGTATAGATAAAGTCACTATTATATAAAACTAGATAAggcccgcacgatgtgcggatttaaaaattatttgaaaaaataaatcctaaatctaaaacaatttttcaaaaatatataaagaatttttttttctaaagtaaatatataaataatttaagttagagaatatttgtatttaccttcatacatttatttatatttctatatttttaatatattataacaattattataataatttaaagctaaattatatcccactaaaacttttgccaaatattcatcattacaaatattattattgtcaaatttcaaaaacgtttcataacttattcacaaaatattttacatgcaacaaattcatcaaagcaacatctagTAAATAaccacatacaattttactctatgttttaccattaaaaatatgttcttacacctaaaattattttattgttaaagtatgctctttatcaccacctataaaatgtcttctaaacaaattaaacaaattttatgttgctttactttcattttggcataattatagttcttataattactaaaattggtttgtgacataatttctttaaacatggagttttttttactccaaatatattggatgaacaactggtgaaaattatctactcaaTTACAATGATTACTAACCCAATAAACATTGAGAAATTGgaagaaatttaatataatataataaaaataaaaatttgaaaattataatcatgatggtatatataagtcttagataattcagatatacaaaatagaaacttaatatacaatccaaaacatgacatatgtcataatcacgttaaggatcaacGATCTATTTACTCTTCGAAAATATCCAGttgtaccaaaacaacttaaagttATGACCTCGTCTtaaatattctcgaatcataaattctcaacttatttttacccgAATCAAAAGTAGGGCGACGATATCCTGGAGAGGGggataatttattaattattctcaacttattttcaacttatttttttgacataatatattaataataatatacatgcttagtgaattaattttttgtttatacatgtcaaattttTATTGAGAAAACACGTATAACATAAGTAGcttacaatggaaaatatattagttttgttaattttcctttttgatttaaattttatttagatttaatgttattttttaattagctgttttgaaaaataataatttttgacacgtgtcaacatttCAGCAGTATACTTGACATGTGGTtaatttgaaaacccaactttatataataagatttttaatataataaaaagattagttcAAGCTTTTTTCCTAAGAATGCCAATCGGTTCTCCAtgatcttcgttttcttcgcaTGTGCCTTCACAAATCTTGTTGCAGTACTCCGCGTCCGAAATTAGCTAACTATagagacataattttttttttttatgcaaacaaagacataaaatttaatgctagattatatagtataattatacgaccaaatatggatggcaaatagtatatttattttaccatgtagtagttaaaaatatttgtaatagtgaaactttgatatagatggcacatagtatatttattttagttgttttgtttttaatataataagattacaattatattatgctttgttttaccaagcttaaaaactgtgattttttatcgttaaaattgacatgtcacgatctgatgaattactaactttgatctctagtcgttaaaattgacacgtgtcataatCTGGTGagtatttaactttgatctctgatcattaaaattaacacgtgtcacgatctggtgagttactaattttttaaaattgacatgtgtcatgatctgataagttactaactttgatctctaatcattaaaattgacacatgtcatgatctggtgagtttttaactttgatctttgatcgttaaaattaacacggtgagttactaactttgacaaccaaagtttatataataagataaatgACGTGAACTGAGACAGAAGATGGTCGTAGTTACAAAGCTCATCGTTAAGTTGGTTAAAAGAAGAGAGCAGAAATTTTGAGATTGTCCTTCTTACACACCCGTCGTCTAATATAAAATACACACTTACTatcaactattttacttttaatattaacttttttagGAAAAGATTCCATTGGAAGTATTAGGTAAAATGCTACAAACATATTATTTGAGCCCGAATCTAACAAAACTCTGAAAAtctcttttgacaaaaaaaacaaaaaaaaaactctgaaaaTCTTATTAAGACTGCAACAACTGCATCTGGTGGATAATCGATTATGATTTGTTAACagctaaaatatataatgatatgttatattatttttcatttagaTCATTATTTTCTCATTAGCTTTatcttatgatttttattagaTCGAGTCTTTGTTACTTATCTTGATTCCAATAAATCACATTCATCAACGACAtcaaattattacaaaatttcgAAACACTTTTAAAGTAATGAAAATGCACTCAcgaaaacaaagataaaatgACTCTTGCATGCAGTTTAATTAGCGAGCATCAGGGGTAGATCCAATATCAAAGTTCATGCTCACTTCAACAGAACTCTGCGAGTTCATGTTTTGACTCGTTCCTCCTCTTGAGTTTTCATATGCCAAGCACTCATTTAATTCAATAACAACTTGAGACATTGTTGGTCTTCTAGCTGAAGAAGGATTTAGACACGATATTGCCAGTTCAACTGCTCTCCAGACAGATCCAGAGTCATAATCACCGTAGAGATTTGGATCCATAATGTTTTGAATGTCTCCTTTTGTAAGCATTACCCCCACCCATTCTGCTATATGTGGTTTTTCGCGACTTTGATTGATTACAGGTTGGTTTGTGATGAGCTCTAATAGTACAATTCCGAAGCTATAAACATCACTTTTTTCGTTTAACCAATTTGTTCGATAatatctgccaaaaaaaaatcctattaAAAAGACGAAAATAtgcaaaaaataaatgattttgatctTGAAGGATGAAAACTAACTAATTATCTCaggattattttaaaataaaattagttatcAAAGATTAGGACTCTTACTCTGGATCAAGGTATCCAGGAGTTCCAGCAACAACCGTAGATACATGTGTTTCTCCTTCAATCGGAAAAGATCTCGAAAGCCCAAAATCAGCTAGCTTGGCCTGAAAATGTTCATTTAACAATATATTTGTGGTTTTGACGTCCCTATGTACCATTGGTGGTTTGCATCCGTTATGCAAGTATTCTAAACCTgtgaaaaaaatttcattttcaaCAAGGATTAAGCAAATGaatagaagaaacaaggaacAGATATTTAAAAACTCATATCAAACCTTGCGCAGACTCCACAACTATTTTCAGTCTAGTTTCCCAATTCAAAATAGATCCACCTCGTTTTCCTACATTTGAACCAATAATATATTGAATATGTTAAATTACCACAAACAACTATGTTTTTGTACAACCATAAATACTTACCTGACATATGTTCTTTCAAGTCTCCATTAGCCATGTACTCATAGATAAGAGCCAAATTTTCTCCTTCATCACAATATCCAACGAGGCCAACCAAATTTTTGTGGTGAACTCTGAGAAGAAGTTCTACCTAGAGAAGTGGAAGAACAATTATACATCAAAATTTGACATGTTACtcttaaagaaaaatagagtTTCTACAAACCTTTCTTAATAATAACTTCGCTAAAACTTAATTACCTCTGCTTTGAATTCTTTATATCCTTGAGAAGATGAGTGTGAGAGCATTTTAACGGCTACTTGTTCAGTGCCATTTACAGTTCCATGATAAACCATTCCAAATCCTCCTTTACCAAGAACTCTTGCAAAGTTTTTTGTCATCGTCACAACCTCTGAGTATGTAAACCTTCTGTTCTTTGTCATTATTGCTGGTTCTGAAGATCCGGTTGTTCTAGCTTCTGATACTTGCGTATATGATTCTGGACCTTATTAATGTTACAATGCATCAGTATAATGAGACTGTGTGTACATGTATAGTGTACACATTGATTGCAACTTTTAAGGCCATTTATAGGTATACCTTGGTTGTTtgatgtctttttctttttgaatacaAAGAAGAGAGCCAATGCAAATCCAAGAACAACCACAGACGCAACTGATGCAACAATTGGTACTACCAAATTCTTTTTCTTGGCACCaccatttccagctttgtttaCACATAATCCATCCGGACATATGAGATCCGAGTTTCCTTCAACACTATAGGTTACCAATGCTTTAAGGACAATTGAAcatatcatttataaaaaaaactcataaataaaatatgatatgaaagaaaaaaaatatactttaactGTAGTCCTTTCTTCCGTAGAAGGGTTTGAGGAACAGAGCCGTTAAAATTGTTCCCACTTAAATTTCTGTTAAGAGATCaacaaatatagataaatagGCAGTGGAAGAGGCTAATAGACAAATAAAAACGTATTAACTTTGAAACGACTCACATGACCAAGAGTGATTTTATGTCAGCAAGAAATTCAGGTACTTCTCCCgtcaaattattatttgacaAGTCTCTAGAAATAAGCATTTGGAAGTACAAAACATGTTATAATAAAGAACATGTTTATAACTATTATATTGAGCAAATTGTTCTCTTTATCATGCTcaattttgaaattgaaaatacTTACAGTTCTTGGAGGTGTATTAGATTCTGAATGTCTTGTGCGATGATCCCAGTTAAATTACTTGATGATAAGTTTCTAAAAGACATATTTATGAACACATTTGATGTATAGATGAATAAAACCATATGACATATATCTATTACGATAATTTAAAGACTGAACTTACAAGGAAGTGACAATAGGCGGCGTGGATATGTCTAGATTATTGCAGTTTAAACCATCCCACAAAAACTGCTTTGGAACACAAGGATCTCCTTGCCAGCTAATTTTACTCAATCCATAGATGTTTTGGATACTCTTCATAGCAGCAACTATAACAACGTTACATCAATAAACAAGCCATtaagatataataaaaaaaattatataaaagaaaattaaaacatatatagagataCCGTCATCTGGATTTGTTTCCATCTGTGGGAAATCGATCACGGTGAAAACTTCGAGAGCGTTCATGAGAGGAGGAAGAGTAGACTTTGGTGTTTTAATTAACTCCAAGAGGCATTTCCCTCCATCACATTGTTGTGCTGTCGAATAGAATATAGTTTCCATGGCTAACGTTTTAGGACTATATCGTTCAAAAGCAAGATTTCCATTCAATGTCACTTTGAATTCTCTGGTGTCGATGGACCGTAGAGTTTGAATCTCGGCGAAATGCATGTACATATAGAATTGGGTCGCAGAAGATGGCAATAACCAAGAGAAGTTCCACGTTGCTGATGTACTTATAGGCGTTGAGGCGGACGCCATTACAACTTGTGGTGGTGCATAACTATTAGAACTGTTTATTTTGAGATTGGTAGTTAATTCTGTCCACTCTACTGCATCGAAAAACGGATACCATTTACGATCATCGACATCATCCGGGTACCTAACATAAATAATTCTATCatgtattaaaaacaaacttaatatataaatttgttttaaaaaaaaaaatcataataaccAAGATGGTAAAAATGTTTATACTAAATGAACAAAACTTAATATGAACACGAATTTGAATTTTGTGCAACCAACCTAATAagagtaattaataaaaatagaatctttAATTTTCAATAGGTACACCGTACACCtaaatgtattaattttttttttttaattaaaaatctttacTTCAAGTTGAAAAGTTTATCGTACATTCGATCAACCCCAAATTTTCAAAccaaattagaaacaaaagattttaacttgattaaataaaaaaggcATGATTAGTATTTAGTACGTACCGTATGTTTTGGCCTGAGGCGCTGAAATAATATCGGAAGAAATACTTCAGAGAGCCGCTTTGAGTATTGTAAGTATTGTTTTTAAGTGGTCGTAGCTCTAACGTATTAATCATAGGTGAGCTTGCTCCTGTCTTAACAAGACAGACCTGGAGAGACTTAGATGTGGTCTTGTGGATGATCTCTTGGATAGTACCGTTGGTCCGTCCGACCATATCAACCGTTGCCCATAGATTTGGACCAAGGTAAAGGTCGAAACTCGGGTAATTGCTAAGACCATCGTAATTACCATAAACAAATACGGCTTTGATCAAATAGTTTGTGTCTTGCGTGACATTCAAGGTGTAGCAGTTTCGGTCTCCATCCGGGAAGTATCTAAGCTTCAAAGTCGGTTTACTAAAGATGGACTCGAATTCTTTCTGGATTCTTCCAGTTTTGCCACTATGCACGAAACCATTGTCCGTGGAGTATGTTAATCCGGTTGAAGGATCATTGTAAGGAGGATCGTTTGGCAATGATCCACAATCCAAACTGATGAATCCTAGTAACACACATGAGGGAAATGTATCGGAACACTAAGTAAGAACATATTTTCAATGAAAATGTATCAAAACAACATAAATATGtgcatgtgtatatataccTTTTTGGTCCTGTGCTTCAACGAGATGTAAAAGGGCATAAAAAGTGATGAAGATCAACGCACATAACCGAAGTGCTTTAGGATGATTCTCCATTATTCTACGGTACAAAGGAAATAGACATCTACAAAACTGGGAAAACACAAAAAGCTTTGAGATATCTAGGCAATAATGAAAATGATCAAGCACGACGTTATTTTAGTAGGTCAACTAGtgtaaaaaattagaaaaaataaacagagtcAGCTGTctacaaccaaaataaatttaaactaatatGTATGATTTTGATGAACATTctataaagatttaaaaatcAACGATCGAATAATCTTCTGGTGCCGTTTAgttgaaattaattaatgttcCGTTTTCTAACGTTGTATTCGTACGTATGCactaatatattatatcttCAACTATTTCTATCGAATAGAAGCAAAAGTAGaacttggtttggttttttgaaattttcagttTATAAATATAGAATCCAAATCGAATATTATCTTGGTTTGTGCAGCAAATGATATAAGTATGCTACGACGTGGAACTTGGAAGAATGGATTTACACCTTTTGTCAAAAACAACCAAAGATTAGGCAGATCAAAATGGTCCCAAAGTGCCTAAACTTATAACAAACTTGAATATTAAAACTAAACGTAGCAACTGG
The Camelina sativa cultivar DH55 chromosome 15, Cs, whole genome shotgun sequence DNA segment above includes these coding regions:
- the LOC104746561 gene encoding receptor-like protein kinase At3g21340 isoform X1, whose product is MENHPKALRLCALIFITFYALLHLVEAQDQKGFISLDCGSLPNDPPYNDPSTGLTYSTDNGFVHSGKTGRIQKEFESIFSKPTLKLRYFPDGDRNCYTLNVTQDTNYLIKAVFVYGNYDGLSNYPSFDLYLGPNLWATVDMVGRTNGTIQEIIHKTTSKSLQVCLVKTGASSPMINTLELRPLKNNTYNTQSGSLKYFFRYYFSASGQNIRYPDDVDDRKWYPFFDAVEWTELTTNLKINSSNSYAPPQVVMASASTPISTSATWNFSWLLPSSATQFYMYMHFAEIQTLRSIDTREFKVTLNGNLAFERYSPKTLAMETIFYSTAQQCDGGKCLLELIKTPKSTLPPLMNALEVFTVIDFPQMETNPDDVAAMKSIQNIYGLSKISWQGDPCVPKQFLWDGLNCNNLDISTPPIVTSLNLSSSNLTGIIAQDIQNLIHLQELDLSNNNLTGEVPEFLADIKSLLVINLSGNNFNGSVPQTLLRKKGLQLNVEGNSDLICPDGLCVNKAGNGGAKKKNLVVPIVASVASVVVLGFALALFFVFKKKKTSNNQGPESYTQVSEARTTGSSEPAIMTKNRRFTYSEVVTMTKNFARVLGKGGFGMVYHGTVNGTEQVAVKMLSHSSSQGYKEFKAEVELLLRVHHKNLVGLVGYCDEGENLALIYEYMANGDLKEHMSGKRGGSILNWETRLKIVVESAQGLEYLHNGCKPPMVHRDVKTTNILLNEHFQAKLADFGLSRSFPIEGETHVSTVVAGTPGYLDPEYYRTNWLNEKSDVYSFGIVLLELITNQPVINQSREKPHIAEWVGVMLTKGDIQNIMDPNLYGDYDSGSVWRAVELAISCLNPSSARRPTMSQVVIELNECLAYENSRGGTSQNMNSQSSVEVSMNFDIGSTPDAR
- the LOC104746561 gene encoding receptor-like protein kinase At3g21340 isoform X2; protein product: MENHPKALRLCALIFITFYALLHLVEAQDQKGFISLDCGSLPNDPPYNDPSTGLTYSTDNGFVHSGKTGRIQKEFESIFSKPTLKLRYFPDGDRNCYTLNVTQDTNYLIKAVFVYGNYDGLSNYPSFDLYLGPNLWATVDMVGRTNGTIQEIIHKTTSKSLQVCLVKTGASSPMINTLELRPLKNNTYNTQSGSLKYFFRYYFSASGQNIRYPDDVDDRKWYPFFDAVEWTELTTNLKINSSNSYAPPQVVMASASTPISTSATWNFSWLLPSSATQFYMYMHFAEIQTLRSIDTREFKVTLNGNLAFERYSPKTLAMETIFYSTAQQCDGGKCLLELIKTPKSTLPPLMNALEVFTVIDFPQMETNPDDVAAMKSIQNIYGLSKISWQGDPCVPKQFLWDGLNCNNLDISTPPIVTSLNLSSSNLTGIIAQDIQNLIHLQELDLSNNNLTGEVPEFLADIKSLLVINLSGNNFNGSVPQTLLRKKGLQLNVEGNSDLICPDGLCVNKAGNGGAKKKNLVVPIVASVASVVVLGFALALFFVFKKKKTSNNQESYTQVSEARTTGSSEPAIMTKNRRFTYSEVVTMTKNFARVLGKGGFGMVYHGTVNGTEQVAVKMLSHSSSQGYKEFKAEVELLLRVHHKNLVGLVGYCDEGENLALIYEYMANGDLKEHMSGKRGGSILNWETRLKIVVESAQGLEYLHNGCKPPMVHRDVKTTNILLNEHFQAKLADFGLSRSFPIEGETHVSTVVAGTPGYLDPEYYRTNWLNEKSDVYSFGIVLLELITNQPVINQSREKPHIAEWVGVMLTKGDIQNIMDPNLYGDYDSGSVWRAVELAISCLNPSSARRPTMSQVVIELNECLAYENSRGGTSQNMNSQSSVEVSMNFDIGSTPDAR